One genomic window of Halorubrum hochsteinianum includes the following:
- a CDS encoding cell division inhibitor produces the protein MQATTLALVGATGGAGTTRTAVELAAMGARDGDDVAVVDAAFTTQGLSEYVAGRIDPDLTALLTDDPDAPLSAAAYPVAGTGDGSRRDGREEGNAPTLPGRVDAVPARAPFERVARAKTAEAARKLEQRIDEAATTYDAVVVDAAPAGSNEAVAAATSADRAAAVRPATAHGGDATQRLRGRIADVGGSLDATLAVERPGAGGADGDGGTGDEERTGSGVVRVPATDPEVRAAPTAAAGDDAYARAIATAYETAFDASLDVEFPEKGLIDRIRS, from the coding sequence ATGCAGGCGACGACGCTCGCGTTGGTCGGGGCGACCGGCGGCGCGGGGACGACGCGGACCGCGGTCGAGCTGGCAGCGATGGGCGCTCGCGACGGCGACGACGTCGCGGTCGTCGACGCCGCGTTCACGACCCAGGGCCTCTCCGAGTACGTGGCCGGCCGGATCGATCCGGACCTCACAGCACTCCTCACCGACGACCCGGACGCGCCGCTGTCGGCGGCCGCGTACCCGGTCGCCGGGACGGGCGACGGCTCTCGGCGGGACGGTCGCGAAGAGGGCAACGCGCCGACCCTCCCGGGACGCGTCGACGCGGTGCCGGCGCGGGCACCGTTCGAGCGCGTCGCGCGGGCGAAGACCGCCGAGGCCGCACGGAAGCTGGAACAGCGGATCGACGAGGCGGCGACGACGTACGACGCGGTGGTCGTCGACGCCGCGCCCGCGGGGTCGAACGAGGCGGTCGCGGCCGCGACGAGCGCCGACCGCGCGGCGGCGGTCAGGCCGGCGACGGCGCACGGCGGCGACGCGACGCAGCGGCTCCGCGGTCGGATCGCCGACGTCGGCGGGAGCCTCGACGCGACGCTCGCGGTCGAGCGGCCCGGCGCGGGCGGGGCCGACGGCGACGGAGGCACCGGCGACGAAGAGCGGACCGGTTCGGGCGTCGTCCGCGTGCCGGCGACCGACCCCGAGGTGAGGGCTGCGCCGACCGCGGCGGCAGGAGACGACGCGTACGCGCGTGCGATCGCGACCGCTTACGAGACCGCGTTCGACGCGTCGCTCGACGTTGAGTTCCCGGAGAAGGGACTGATAGACCGGATCAGGTCCTGA
- a CDS encoding transcription initiation factor IIB, with protein MSEARSTRTRTPRAEADDAATADRAATTDRTATGEETARGVASERDETASTDETGDREACPECGGRTRVEGAERVCGDCGLVVEADRIDHGPEWRSFDDDDTNPKRTGAPLTRSRHDRGLSTEIGRSTKVKGRKRRRLARMRTQHNRAQISTKRDRNKVYAYTEIRRLTGVLELPDSVRDTACSLFDSAQEESLLRGRSLEGFAAACVYVACRTADVARTVGEVCDEAKATEDEHQAAFDAMNRELGLPIAPAGPSEYLPRFASDLGCDPAVERRAGELADRAVEEGIANGRNPVGVAAACLYTAARELDAEYTQQEAADVAGVTPVTVRRTYVDLTEE; from the coding sequence ATGAGTGAGGCACGCTCGACCCGAACCCGGACGCCCCGCGCCGAAGCCGACGACGCCGCGACCGCGGACCGCGCCGCGACGACGGACCGCACCGCGACCGGCGAGGAGACCGCCCGCGGCGTCGCCAGCGAGCGCGACGAGACCGCGTCGACCGACGAGACCGGCGACCGCGAGGCGTGTCCGGAGTGCGGCGGCCGCACGCGCGTCGAGGGAGCGGAGCGGGTCTGCGGCGACTGCGGACTCGTCGTCGAGGCCGACCGCATCGACCACGGGCCGGAGTGGCGGTCGTTCGACGACGACGACACGAACCCGAAACGGACCGGCGCACCCCTGACCCGCTCGCGGCACGACCGCGGGCTCTCGACGGAGATCGGTCGGTCGACGAAGGTGAAGGGTCGCAAGCGGCGGCGGCTCGCCCGGATGCGGACCCAGCACAACCGCGCGCAGATCTCGACGAAGCGCGACCGCAACAAGGTGTACGCCTACACCGAGATCCGCCGGCTCACCGGCGTCTTGGAGCTGCCGGACAGCGTCCGCGACACGGCCTGTTCGCTGTTCGACTCCGCACAGGAGGAGAGCCTGCTCCGGGGGCGCTCGCTGGAGGGGTTCGCGGCCGCCTGCGTCTACGTCGCCTGCCGGACCGCCGACGTGGCCCGGACCGTCGGCGAGGTCTGCGACGAGGCGAAAGCGACCGAGGACGAGCATCAGGCCGCCTTCGACGCGATGAACCGCGAACTCGGCCTGCCGATCGCGCCGGCCGGTCCGAGCGAGTACCTCCCCCGGTTCGCCAGCGACCTCGGCTGCGACCCCGCCGTCGAGCGCCGCGCCGGCGAACTGGCCGACCGCGCCGTCGAGGAGGGGATCGCGAACGGGCGCAACCCGGTCGGCGTCGCGGCCGCCTGCCTCTACACCGCCGCGCGCGAACTGGACGCGGAGTACACCCAGCAGGAGGCCGCCGACGTCGCCGGCGTGACGCCCGTCACCGTTCGCCGGACGTACGTCGACCTCACCGAGGAGTGA
- a CDS encoding arsenic resistance protein: MDVVERYQSALVLTAITVGLAFGQVDGVAPVADRLIVPFLMGMLFAAFVGVPLSRLREAFSNRRVVGSSLLVNFVWSPLLAVGLGAVFLRDQPALWVGLIMLLVTPCTDWYLVFTDVAGGDVPLATSVLPYNLVLQLVLLPVYLYAFAGTLVDLPLALLAESVLLVLVVPLLLGAAARRWITRRKSATWLRERFLPRMSPIQIGFLALAIGAMFASQGGVIVENPRLLALMAIPVVLFYAINLAVGFLAGRLLDFSYGELVCFNNTILSRNSPTALAIAVVAFPNEPLIPLALVIGPLLELPLLGVVSQVHLAVRELWSGPVKSS, encoded by the coding sequence ATGGACGTCGTCGAGAGGTACCAGTCGGCGCTCGTCTTGACCGCTATCACCGTTGGGCTCGCCTTCGGGCAGGTCGACGGCGTCGCTCCCGTCGCGGACCGCCTCATCGTCCCGTTCCTGATGGGGATGCTGTTCGCCGCGTTCGTCGGCGTCCCCCTCTCCCGACTGCGCGAGGCGTTCAGCAACCGCCGGGTCGTCGGGTCGAGCCTGCTGGTCAACTTCGTCTGGAGTCCGCTCCTCGCCGTGGGGCTCGGTGCCGTCTTCCTCCGCGACCAGCCCGCGCTCTGGGTCGGCCTGATCATGCTCCTCGTGACGCCGTGTACCGACTGGTACCTCGTGTTCACCGACGTCGCCGGCGGGGACGTGCCGCTGGCGACATCCGTACTGCCGTACAACCTCGTCCTCCAACTGGTGTTGCTGCCGGTGTACCTCTACGCGTTCGCGGGGACGCTGGTGGACCTGCCGCTCGCGTTGCTGGCCGAGAGCGTCCTCCTCGTGTTGGTCGTCCCGCTCCTCCTCGGGGCCGCCGCCCGCCGCTGGATCACTCGGAGAAAGAGTGCGACGTGGCTCAGAGAGCGGTTCCTGCCGCGGATGAGTCCGATCCAGATCGGCTTCCTCGCGCTCGCAATTGGGGCGATGTTCGCGTCGCAGGGGGGCGTGATCGTCGAGAACCCGCGCCTGCTGGCGCTGATGGCGATCCCGGTCGTGCTGTTCTACGCGATCAACCTCGCGGTCGGGTTCCTCGCGGGTCGCCTGCTCGACTTCTCGTACGGCGAGCTGGTCTGTTTCAACAACACGATCCTCTCGCGGAACTCGCCCACCGCCCTCGCCATCGCGGTCGTCGCGTTCCCGAACGAGCCGCTGATCCCGCTCGCGCTCGTGATCGGTCCACTGCTCGAACTCCCGCTGTTGGGCGTCGTCTCGCAGGTTCACCTCGCGGTCAGGGAGCTGTGGTCGGGTCCGGTCAAAAGCTCGTAA
- a CDS encoding DUF6293 family protein: MDTSVPSVAERRVHVVPLGYERDRIVEPLRRHGADVAYLFVDAPDRDGARGDVDFDAATAADPADARVDPDGLTGYQRDAWTAVAEFAEVRPVPVALADVYDVLGVTTTVAARHDAGAADGDRLFGNVSTGPRIAAVGVALACMIVGARPYSVEPERHSHDPREEPLTEGVERTVDLPIYPMDAPTTDQVAVLGRLHDRAEGSLSTDKWNLIEWARERGLSFLREAGESRTAKYRALETHVLSPLRERGYVELEDVGRSDTVRLTETGRRVFFAFKHKLDER; this comes from the coding sequence ATGGACACCTCGGTCCCCAGCGTCGCCGAACGCCGCGTCCACGTCGTCCCGCTCGGCTACGAGCGCGACCGGATCGTCGAACCCCTCCGCCGCCACGGTGCCGACGTCGCGTACCTGTTCGTCGACGCGCCCGACCGCGACGGGGCCCGCGGTGACGTCGACTTCGACGCGGCGACCGCCGCCGACCCGGCGGACGCCCGCGTCGACCCGGACGGACTCACCGGCTACCAGCGCGACGCGTGGACGGCGGTCGCCGAGTTCGCCGAGGTGCGACCGGTCCCGGTCGCGCTCGCGGACGTGTACGACGTGCTCGGCGTGACGACGACGGTCGCCGCCCGCCACGACGCCGGCGCGGCGGACGGCGACCGCCTCTTCGGCAACGTCTCGACCGGCCCGCGGATCGCCGCGGTCGGCGTCGCCCTGGCCTGTATGATCGTCGGCGCGCGCCCGTACAGCGTCGAGCCCGAGCGCCACAGCCACGACCCCCGCGAGGAGCCGCTCACCGAGGGCGTCGAGCGCACCGTCGACCTCCCCATCTACCCGATGGACGCGCCCACGACCGATCAGGTCGCCGTCCTCGGCCGGCTCCACGACCGCGCCGAGGGGAGCCTGAGCACGGACAAGTGGAACCTGATCGAGTGGGCGCGCGAGCGCGGGCTGTCATTCCTCCGCGAGGCGGGCGAGAGCCGGACGGCGAAGTACCGCGCGCTGGAGACGCACGTGCTCTCGCCGCTCCGCGAGCGCGGCTACGTCGAACTGGAGGACGTCGGCCGCTCCGACACCGTCCGGCTCACCGAGACCGGCCGCCGCGTCTTCTTCGCGTTCAAGCACAAGCTCGACGAGCGGTAG
- a CDS encoding GTPBP1 family GTP-binding protein: MSADRSALRRAIERGERDGGAIEFKERLTREVHLADGRMESLVAQLRHRVLSGDGEATYVLGVTDDGGLAGVSPDAFSETMDVLSLLADEADAHIADVETWSAGEGGDADEAGLVGLATLRDGGVFEADEDHLVVGTAGHVDHGKSTLVGTLVTGRADDGQGGTRGFLDVQPHEVERGLSADLSYAVYGFDDETDEPVRMDNPHRKADRAGIVEAADRLVSFVDTVGHEPWLRTTIRGLVGQKLDYGLLVVAADDGPTKTTREHLGILLATELPTIVAVTKADAVSDDRLAEVEREVESMLRDAGQTPLLVDRHGVDTAVAEVGDGVVPLLRTSAVTKDGIETLDRLFERLPKRATPDREAFRMYVDRSYKVTGVGAVASGTVNSGTVETGDELLLGPMPDGSFREVEVRSIEMHYHRVDRATAGRIVGIALKGVDEEEIERGMALVPRESEPEPVREFDAEVMVLNHPTRIREGYEPVVHLETLSEAAAFFPEEGRLLPGDTGRTRVRFKFRPYLIEEGQRFVFREGSSKGVGTVTGIGGSGEEPADGR; the protein is encoded by the coding sequence ATGAGCGCTGACCGGTCCGCCCTTCGGCGGGCCATCGAGCGCGGCGAGCGGGACGGTGGGGCCATCGAGTTCAAGGAGCGGCTGACGCGCGAGGTCCACCTGGCCGACGGGCGCATGGAGTCGCTCGTGGCACAGCTCCGCCACCGCGTGCTCTCCGGCGACGGCGAGGCGACCTACGTCCTCGGCGTCACCGACGACGGTGGGCTGGCGGGGGTCTCCCCCGACGCCTTCTCGGAGACGATGGACGTGCTCTCGCTTCTGGCCGACGAGGCGGACGCCCACATCGCCGACGTCGAGACGTGGAGCGCCGGCGAGGGTGGCGACGCCGACGAGGCGGGGCTGGTCGGGCTCGCCACCCTCCGCGACGGCGGCGTGTTCGAGGCGGACGAGGACCACCTCGTGGTCGGCACGGCGGGCCACGTCGACCACGGGAAGTCGACGCTCGTGGGGACGCTCGTCACCGGACGCGCCGACGACGGGCAGGGCGGCACGCGCGGCTTCCTCGACGTCCAGCCCCACGAGGTCGAGCGCGGCCTCTCGGCCGACCTCTCGTACGCGGTGTACGGGTTCGACGACGAGACCGACGAGCCGGTCCGGATGGACAACCCCCACCGGAAGGCGGACCGCGCGGGGATCGTCGAGGCCGCGGACCGGCTCGTCTCGTTCGTCGACACGGTCGGGCACGAGCCGTGGCTGCGGACGACGATCCGCGGGCTGGTCGGCCAGAAGCTCGACTACGGGCTCCTCGTCGTGGCCGCCGACGACGGCCCGACGAAGACGACCCGGGAGCACCTCGGGATCCTGCTCGCGACCGAGCTGCCGACCATCGTCGCGGTCACGAAGGCGGACGCCGTGAGCGACGACCGGCTGGCCGAGGTCGAACGGGAGGTCGAGTCGATGCTCCGCGACGCCGGACAGACGCCCCTGCTCGTCGACCGCCACGGGGTCGACACCGCGGTCGCGGAGGTCGGCGACGGGGTCGTCCCCCTGCTGCGGACCAGCGCGGTGACGAAGGACGGGATCGAGACGCTCGACCGCCTGTTCGAGCGGCTGCCGAAGCGCGCGACGCCCGACCGCGAGGCGTTCCGGATGTACGTCGACCGCAGCTACAAGGTGACGGGCGTCGGTGCGGTCGCGTCCGGCACGGTGAACTCCGGCACCGTCGAGACCGGCGACGAGCTCCTGCTCGGCCCCATGCCCGACGGCTCGTTCCGCGAGGTGGAGGTGCGGTCGATCGAGATGCACTACCACCGGGTCGACAGGGCGACCGCGGGCCGGATCGTCGGCATCGCGCTGAAGGGCGTCGACGAGGAGGAGATCGAGCGCGGCATGGCGCTCGTCCCGCGGGAGAGCGAGCCGGAACCGGTCCGAGAGTTCGACGCCGAGGTGATGGTGTTGAACCATCCGACCCGGATCCGGGAGGGGTACGAGCCGGTCGTTCACCTCGAAACGCTGTCGGAGGCGGCCGCGTTCTTCCCGGAGGAGGGGCGACTGCTTCCCGGCGACACGGGCCGGACGCGCGTCCGGTTCAAGTTCCGCCCGTACCTGATCGAGGAGGGGCAGCGGTTCGTCTTCCGAGAGGGGTCGAGCAAGGGGGTCGGGACCGTGACGGGCATCGGGGGAAGCGGAGAGGAACCGGCAGACGGTCGCTGA
- a CDS encoding ABC transporter substrate-binding protein, which translates to MRREHTQRISRRKVLAGGAAGASLLLAGCTGGGDGGDGGDGGDGGGGPTLYFSQVKGPLDMDPVVINDVPSAQIAGQIFDGLYEYGDGVGLEPKIAAEMPTVERDGTRYIVPIREDAEFQNGDPVTAEDVIHTIRAPVEEQTENASEVDMVDSAEAIDEHTAQFDLSYPYGAFTIAMVRNVVNASVRQEDTEAYNQEPVGSGPYQLVEWEPEDYATVERWDDYWDGDNLPEIASIEFDPIEEQTTRVTELETGNVDIIETIPPQLYETVEGNENASVTESPGVGYFYLAFNCANGPTSDPLVREAVDYCFSMDQAIENFVEPSGVRQYAPYPSSISEEWDFPIDEWSDIEHDQDIEEAQALFDEAGVSMDYDWRIIVPPDDMREQIGVSIGDGLQNAGFENVQVQRLDWGTFTEAYQSDDGPNSADEYNMYTLGWSGAPDPDTFAYNLLSQEVDGVTNGTFHGYDEASAKLTQARESADREERRRLYIEATTTLLEGRVHIPAYNLNNSYGVRNAVEGFSSHPISSEIQLDGATVTR; encoded by the coding sequence ATGCGTCGAGAACACACACAACGCATTTCGCGACGGAAGGTCCTCGCCGGCGGGGCAGCCGGTGCCTCCCTCCTGCTCGCCGGGTGTACCGGCGGCGGCGACGGCGGTGACGGCGGCGACGGCGGCGACGGCGGCGGCGGTCCGACCCTGTACTTCTCGCAGGTGAAGGGTCCGCTCGACATGGACCCGGTCGTCATCAACGACGTGCCCTCCGCGCAGATCGCGGGGCAGATCTTCGACGGCCTCTACGAGTACGGCGACGGCGTCGGTCTCGAACCGAAGATCGCCGCGGAGATGCCCACCGTCGAGCGCGACGGGACGCGGTACATCGTGCCGATCCGCGAGGACGCGGAGTTCCAGAACGGCGACCCGGTCACCGCCGAGGACGTGATCCACACGATCCGGGCTCCGGTCGAGGAGCAGACCGAGAACGCCTCGGAGGTCGACATGGTCGACAGCGCGGAGGCGATCGACGAGCACACCGCGCAGTTCGACCTCTCGTACCCCTACGGCGCGTTCACGATCGCCATGGTGCGCAACGTCGTCAACGCCTCCGTCCGGCAGGAGGACACCGAGGCGTACAACCAGGAGCCGGTCGGCTCCGGTCCGTACCAGCTCGTCGAGTGGGAGCCCGAGGACTACGCGACCGTCGAGCGGTGGGACGACTACTGGGACGGCGACAACCTCCCGGAGATCGCCAGCATCGAGTTCGACCCGATCGAGGAGCAGACGACCCGCGTCACCGAGCTTGAGACGGGCAACGTCGACATCATCGAGACGATCCCGCCGCAGCTGTACGAGACGGTCGAGGGCAACGAGAACGCGAGCGTCACGGAGTCGCCGGGCGTCGGCTACTTCTACCTCGCGTTCAACTGCGCCAACGGCCCGACGAGCGACCCCCTCGTCCGCGAGGCGGTCGACTACTGCTTCTCGATGGACCAGGCGATCGAGAACTTCGTCGAACCGTCGGGCGTGCGGCAGTACGCCCCGTACCCGTCGTCGATCTCCGAGGAGTGGGACTTCCCGATCGACGAGTGGTCCGACATCGAACACGATCAGGACATCGAGGAGGCGCAGGCGCTGTTCGACGAGGCCGGCGTCTCGATGGACTACGACTGGCGGATCATCGTCCCGCCGGACGACATGCGCGAGCAGATCGGCGTCAGCATCGGCGACGGCCTTCAGAACGCCGGCTTCGAGAACGTCCAGGTCCAGCGGCTCGACTGGGGGACGTTCACCGAGGCGTACCAGAGCGACGACGGCCCGAACAGCGCCGACGAGTACAACATGTACACGCTCGGCTGGTCCGGTGCCCCCGATCCGGACACGTTCGCGTACAACCTGCTGAGCCAGGAGGTCGACGGCGTGACCAACGGGACGTTCCACGGCTACGACGAGGCCTCGGCGAAGCTGACGCAGGCCCGCGAGTCCGCCGACCGCGAGGAGCGCCGCCGGCTCTACATCGAGGCGACGACGACGCTGCTCGAAGGCCGCGTCCACATCCCGGCGTACAACCTGAACAACTCCTACGGCGTCCGTAACGCCGTGGAGGGCTTCAGTTCGCACCCGATCTCCTCGGAGATCCAGCTGGACGGTGCGACCGTGACCCGGTAA
- a CDS encoding ABC transporter permease produces MTITFFLANQIPGDPVEIMLGPTPAQEQVDAIRARYGLDRPIHVRYFTYLSGVATGNLGFSIYYDRPVLEMIMLRLPVTLLLMLSAFAFAVATAIPLGVISAKRRNEPADHVSRVVSLIGVSTPSFWIGLVLIIVFAFYLGWFPARGLVLPWANPADVRGAATQFEVLRQSAHHLFLPMIALGTLQMAQITRIERSSMVDSLQGEYVKLARAYGVPESTIVRKHAFQVAQLPVITIIGLGLSTALGGAVLTETVFEIQGMGRLIITAINNQDYELIMGTTLVFGIVYVVGVIVTDITYSYLDPRVTYGED; encoded by the coding sequence GTGACGATAACCTTCTTCCTGGCAAACCAGATCCCCGGCGACCCGGTGGAGATCATGCTGGGACCGACGCCGGCACAGGAGCAGGTCGACGCGATCCGCGCCCGGTACGGTCTCGACCGGCCGATACACGTCCGGTACTTCACGTACCTCTCCGGCGTCGCGACCGGGAACCTGGGTTTCAGCATCTACTACGACCGGCCGGTCTTGGAGATGATCATGCTCCGCCTGCCGGTGACGCTGCTGCTCATGCTGTCCGCGTTCGCGTTCGCGGTCGCCACGGCGATCCCGCTGGGCGTCATCTCGGCCAAGCGGCGGAACGAGCCGGCCGATCACGTCTCCCGGGTCGTCTCGCTGATCGGCGTCTCGACGCCGTCGTTCTGGATCGGACTGGTGTTGATCATCGTCTTCGCGTTCTACCTCGGGTGGTTCCCCGCGCGCGGACTCGTCCTCCCGTGGGCCAACCCGGCCGACGTGCGGGGGGCGGCGACGCAGTTCGAGGTGCTCCGCCAGTCGGCGCATCACCTCTTCTTACCGATGATCGCGCTCGGGACGCTCCAGATGGCGCAGATCACCCGGATCGAGCGCTCGTCGATGGTCGACTCGCTTCAGGGCGAGTACGTCAAGCTCGCCCGGGCGTACGGGGTCCCCGAGTCGACGATCGTGCGCAAACACGCGTTCCAGGTCGCGCAGCTCCCGGTTATCACCATCATCGGTCTCGGGCTGTCGACCGCGCTCGGCGGGGCCGTCCTCACGGAGACCGTCTTCGAGATACAGGGGATGGGACGGCTGATCATCACGGCGATAAACAACCAAGACTACGAGCTGATCATGGGGACGACGCTGGTGTTCGGTATCGTGTACGTGGTCGGCGTGATCGTCACGGACATCACGTACAGCTACCTCGACCCACGGGTCACCTACGGTGAAGACTAA
- a CDS encoding ABC transporter permease encodes MSINSATSDDDTPDGGDESGGPDEVEARVGLRYTLKQVRQDTTARIGTYIVGFMTFVAIFAAFDYYVLDYAIAEAVLYNPETDPENVRRLLPPVGMENQFGQGVLEHPLGTDHRGRDLLSRTIYGTRIAMTVGFLATAIGLGGGTVIGAVSGYYGGWIDDVLQRVTETIYAIPFLVLVIAFMTAFGRDLTFAMIGVGITAIPVFNRLIRSRVVSIREEDYVEAARAAGVKDRNIIFRHIIPNSFAPVLVQATLQVGVSILIVAGLSFLGFGAQPPTPSWGQMLSASRGYMLPAPTFSIFPGIAILITVIGFNILGDGLQDALDPRINN; translated from the coding sequence ATGTCGATAAACAGCGCAACTTCGGACGACGACACGCCGGACGGGGGCGACGAGAGCGGCGGACCGGACGAGGTGGAGGCCCGCGTCGGGCTCCGGTACACCCTGAAACAGGTCAGACAGGACACGACGGCGCGGATCGGCACCTACATCGTCGGGTTCATGACCTTCGTCGCGATCTTCGCCGCGTTCGACTACTACGTCCTCGACTACGCGATCGCGGAGGCGGTGCTGTACAACCCCGAGACCGACCCCGAGAACGTCAGGCGGCTGCTCCCGCCGGTCGGCATGGAGAACCAGTTCGGGCAGGGCGTGCTCGAACACCCGCTCGGCACCGACCACCGCGGCCGCGACCTACTCTCCCGGACCATCTACGGGACCCGGATCGCGATGACGGTCGGCTTCCTCGCGACCGCCATCGGCCTCGGCGGCGGCACCGTCATCGGCGCGGTCTCCGGCTACTACGGCGGCTGGATCGACGACGTGCTCCAGCGCGTCACCGAGACCATCTACGCGATCCCGTTCCTCGTCTTGGTCATCGCGTTCATGACCGCGTTCGGGCGGGACCTCACGTTCGCGATGATCGGCGTCGGGATCACGGCGATCCCCGTGTTCAACCGCCTCATCCGGTCTCGCGTCGTCTCCATCCGCGAGGAGGACTACGTCGAGGCCGCCCGGGCCGCCGGGGTGAAGGACCGCAACATCATCTTCCGGCACATCATCCCGAACAGCTTCGCGCCGGTGTTGGTCCAGGCGACGCTTCAGGTCGGGGTGAGCATCCTCATCGTGGCCGGCCTCTCGTTCCTCGGCTTCGGCGCGCAGCCGCCGACGCCGTCGTGGGGACAGATGCTGTCGGCCTCGCGGGGGTACATGCTCCCCGCGCCGACGTTCAGCATCTTCCCCGGCATCGCCATTCTGATCACCGTCATCGGCTTCAACATTCTCGGCGACGGCCTACAGGACGCCCTCGATCCGCGGATAAACAACTGA
- a CDS encoding ABC transporter ATP-binding protein — MSEPLLSVRDLKTQFFTEDGTVRAVDGISFDVHEGEIVGLVGESGAGKSVATSSILRLVDSPGEIVGGEIEFKGETIFGLEEDDDGELRPRDEMLTENEMRKQIRGREIAIIFQDPMESLNPVFTVGGQLREFIEINRDLDPDEAREEAIDMLREVGIPAPESRYDEYPHQFSGGMRQRVLIAMALACQPDLIIADEPTTALDVTVEGEILEMVTELQEKYGTSFIWVTHDMSVVAEICDRVNVMYLGEIIEQAEVDDLFYDTKHPYTSALLDSMPRPDRTVDELRPIEGVMPEAIDPPAGCRFHSRCPEAREVCREVHPEPRDLSEEGEPRHAAACVKHDAFDVGYDESPPIDTRAGGGFSAGLTETGGEAE, encoded by the coding sequence ATGAGCGAACCACTACTCAGCGTACGCGATCTCAAGACACAGTTCTTCACCGAGGACGGAACGGTCCGCGCCGTCGACGGCATCTCCTTCGACGTTCACGAGGGGGAGATCGTCGGACTCGTCGGCGAGTCGGGTGCCGGGAAGTCCGTCGCGACCTCCAGTATTCTCCGGCTCGTCGACAGCCCCGGCGAGATCGTCGGCGGCGAGATCGAGTTCAAAGGCGAGACGATCTTCGGGCTCGAAGAGGACGACGACGGCGAGTTGCGGCCGCGCGACGAGATGCTCACCGAAAACGAGATGCGGAAGCAGATTCGCGGCCGCGAGATCGCGATCATCTTCCAGGACCCGATGGAGTCGCTCAACCCCGTGTTCACCGTCGGGGGACAGCTCCGGGAGTTCATCGAGATCAACCGCGACCTCGACCCCGACGAGGCGAGGGAAGAGGCGATCGACATGCTCCGGGAGGTCGGGATCCCGGCACCCGAGTCGCGGTACGACGAGTACCCGCACCAGTTCTCCGGCGGGATGCGACAGCGCGTGCTGATCGCGATGGCGCTCGCCTGCCAGCCGGACCTCATCATCGCCGACGAGCCGACGACCGCGCTCGACGTCACGGTCGAGGGCGAGATCCTGGAGATGGTGACGGAGCTCCAGGAGAAGTACGGCACCTCCTTCATCTGGGTCACCCACGACATGAGCGTCGTCGCGGAGATCTGCGACCGAGTCAACGTGATGTACCTCGGCGAAATCATCGAGCAGGCGGAGGTGGACGACCTGTTCTACGACACGAAACACCCGTACACGTCGGCGCTGCTCGACTCGATGCCCCGCCCCGACCGGACGGTCGACGAACTCAGGCCGATCGAGGGGGTGATGCCGGAGGCGATCGATCCGCCCGCCGGCTGCCGGTTCCACTCCCGGTGTCCCGAGGCCCGGGAGGTGTGCCGCGAGGTCCACCCCGAGCCGCGGGACCTGAGCGAGGAGGGCGAGCCGCGCCACGCGGCCGCCTGCGTGAAACACGACGCGTTCGACGTAGGCTACGACGAGAGCCCGCCGATCGACACGCGGGCCGGGGGCGGCTTCTCCGCCGGCCTCACCGAGACCGGGGGTGAGGCGGAATGA